The genome window GGGTACCTCGATAAGCGGCTCCGGGGGCTCCAGTGTCACTGGTGGGACGGGTGCTTCACGGGGATCAGAAACTGGGGTTGGGTGCTGCTTCGCTAGGAGAGCAACTACGGTGAGGTAGCATCACTTCGACTCCCTCGGGTCGCTCCGGGCCTCCCCAACCCCAGCCAAggttgggaacttgatggttcTGTGATAGGTGGAGACCACCGCCTGGATCTTGTTGAGGGTCGGGCGACCGAGAATGACATTATAGGCCGAGGGCAagtcgactaccatgaaggtggtcattacCATTTTTACCCTCGGTTCCTCCCCGATGGTGATGGGGAGCATTGTGGTCCCGAGCAAGGAGATGGAATCCCCAGTGAACCCTATAAGAGTTGACGCCACAGGGGTAAGATCTCCTTGGGTCAAGTCGAGCCTGTTGAAGGCATCGAAGTAGAGGACATCGGCGGAACTCCCGGTGTCGACCATCACCCTCTTAACTTGGGCGTTGGTGATTTGGATGGAGATTACCAGAGCGTCGATGTGGTGGGAGCGCTCGACCTCTCCTACCCCAAAGGTAATTTTAGGCTCGTGCTCAGGCCGGGTATGCTTCTCTAATGTGCTGCGCGCGTAAGCCTTTCTTGCTGCCGTGCTACTTCCGTCGGCTGTTGGCCCACCAGAGATGACGTTGATCTGTCTCTCGGGGGGTCCTTTGGGGCGTGGAGTCACCTCCCGGGATTTGAGGTAGTGTCCAAGGTGGCCTCTACGGATCAGTGCCTCTATTTGATTTCGGAGGTCGTGGCAGTCCTCCGTGTCATGACCATAGTCCCGGTGGAACCTACAATATTTAGATTGATCTCTACAGGTGGCCTTCATGGGGTGAGGTTGCTGCAAGAGACCCATCTCCTTGATCTAGAGGAAGATCTTGGTGTGGGATGCATTTAAGGGAAGAGGTGGGGGCCTTGGGAGCGGTAGCTCTTGTCGGTTGAGCCCTCAGTGGGGAGGTGTCGGCACCGCCAAGGTCATTCCTCGAGACAGCTCCATCCTTGGCTTCTTGCCCTCCATGTGCCTCCCCACCACTAGAGCCTCGGCGACGATGTACTGGTTGGCACGttggagcatttcaaagatgatCGCTGGCGGTTTCTCGATCAATGACCAAAAGAACCTCGAAGGCTTTAGACCCATCAGAAAGGCTTGCAAGATTATAGAAGGGTGAGCATCCGGAAAACCCCGGATCTCGATGGTGAATAGTGCCACGAACTGAGAGAACGACTCATCCTCATGCTGAGATAGTGCaagcaaggtggccatggaaggcctgggcTGCATACTGGCGAGGAAGTTTTGCTCAAATTCCTCGGCAAGCTGGTCGAAGGACAAAACTGAAGCTTGGGATAACCGACTGAACCACATCCGTGCCGGCCCCTGCAAAGTGGTCGGAAATGCTTGGCACATCAGCACATCGGGGgcaccatagagggccatctgggccCAGAATATAGAGACGTGCTCCATGGGATCGGAGCCTCCGTCATATGTTTCCAATGTCGggagcctgaagttgaggggcacAAGTTTGTCCTATACTTCCTGGGTGAAGGGGGACCCGCCCATAGCGCCCTCGCTGGACTCACTCTACGACCTCCGAAGCTCGTGCTAGAACACGTCCAGGCGCTGATTAACCCGGGACAACTGGGCTCTAAGTGAGTCATCCGTTgagtcggacgatatggtgtcaggctccaGATAAGACAACGTGGCTCAATCGGATACAAGTGTGTTTTGCTTGGGAGGACCCCTTGGGTCTGTCGCTCACCCCGAGGCCTCTCTGATCCCAAGCTGCTCCCCATTCGGGAGTTGCCGGGCTGGATCGGTCGGGGGCGTAGCTAGTTGGACAATTTGAGGAATAATCGGGGCGAGCATCTACATCATGCCCGCCATTGTCTGCACTTGCTTGGTTAGGCTGAGGAATGGCTCGGGTGTCACGGCCGAGGGCCCTGGGGCGAGCCCAGGGGGCAACAGTCCCGGGTTATTGAACAAACGCTAATAGCGATTAGGTATCGAAGCCGGTATCCTTCCGTCCGCAGGGGCGGGGAGGGCTTGACTTTCTGGCTCAACGGAAGGGAGGTCGGTCGGGGGTTCCCTCCCGGGGTGAGTTCCTGCGAGCTGTTCCTATGACATGGGCCCTCATTCTAGCGCCAATATGTTAGTGAACAAAGATACCGTGGCTGATGATTCAACACGATTTGGTCCGCAGGCCGATGTTGGGAACTTCTAGTGGAATGAGTGGGATGATGAGGTGGCTACGCTTCTCGAGCGCTTTGGGCGAGGATTGAGCCGAAAGGGTCGGTTGAGTCCTCGCGAGCGGCTAGGGGTTAGCACTCTAAGGCCAACCGACTTGAGTGTCATTTATGACGAGATGTGTCATTTCGTCCCTGGGGTAGTGGCAATCTTTCTTCATGGGCGCACCCTTGAGATGGGAGGTGCAGGCTGGTGCTGGTTGGGACACGATCCGCTGGTCCACCCTCCTCTGCGCACTGGATGATGATTTCGAGGTGAAGACGCCCGCTGCTCAGTGGCGATCACCTTCCTGCAAAATGGCCTTCGTTGGGTATCTtccaactttggcccctccgatgagcaagtcagtTTAGTTCGGATTCCcccattttttccttttttcccttCCCCTTCCTTGGGATCGGATGGGGGTATTTATACCTATGTGCGAGAGTTGGTTGCCCCTCGGTTTGGCGTGGCTGCTGACCTTGTGGGGGCGGGACAACTTATGACAAGATGGCATCCTCAGGGGTGCTTGTGGCGTCAAACGACACTGTCCCAAAAGCAGACGACATTGCCCCGAGCTCTTGGGTTGGTCAAGTTGCATAGTGTATCAGTACGAACTTGACGTGATGTGCACCTCGTGGTTCTGGCAGCGTGTGGCGTTGCGTATTGGGCTGACGGCCTATAGtaggttcagcccatggtgggctttatcagcccatagcacacacccctttgacctaaccctagatcaatataaggggggtgtggtggctgtgttTTGAGAGGCAGGAGGTTACGTTTTTTAGGATAAAAACTGCAACAACATGGTGATCCTTGCAACactaaaaaggaggagaaaaagacagaaatccaaggagaaagaaagggaagaaaacaaggacaacacagagagattgttctcaatcatccaatagtattctcatctcaggttagatcaaatatacagtagattcttactttgattacttgggaagaattagggaggatttacatattgagcacagtgacgtgatccttatattccagttattctcttgtgattgttgctagagttttggacaaaagattgagatttatatatttattattattataataaattatttctaGTTTGTCCCGTAATTTTTACGGAGTTTttctacgtatatcttggtgttctatttgattatgatttaatttaatttCGCTGCTTATTATGTTCATATACCAAGATTATTTCGTATTATATCTCATTATTGTGTTCGCTGGTGATTGGGTCAAAATATGtcatattttgatatatttccaAACGGTGATTTCAATCACAAACAGAGGACACAGATGGATATGACTGCTGCAGGAGTTTTCATTCATTTGGTAAGATATAGTATGGTTGGTAAATGCCAGTTTCAGAGAACCAATAGTCGTTGCATTGCAGCATGATTATTCTCTCCGAGAACAAGAAGACGAGGAAGAGTAGACAAGTTCGGAGTGAAAGCAGACCTCGACGAGCGCCAAGATTGGCATGCGCAAGTCATGGCCAAAACTGTAATCACGTCACGGAAGTGTCTTCTATGTTGACCTGTGTGTGATGACAAGATCAGTTTGAGATGCTGCAGGTGCTGATGTCTCTCTGGTACGGTGGGGTCATTTTCCACTGATAAGATCATTGCAGGCACCCACAGAATCATCCTTCTCTCTTTTATTATTGTGATATATAGAGCCAACCAAAAGCTTATATCGGCAGcggaacttccgacgatcatGTTTTTGTCAGGTGAGGTGTATGTTTCTGGTTCTTCAAGTGGCTTAATCGTCGTGTTAGACTTGGAAGGAGTTTGTGTTGCAGCTCCTCTTCTGTGCAACCTCAAAGAATCGACACAGCAATATGCCCATCTAACGATCTTATACTGCACAAACTCCAGATTCCAATTAGCTCTCTAATTTATTAGCATTCCAAATCCACATCTTTCCGTATGCAATGACATATACCCCTAACTACGATCCTAAATCCACGCTGCTATTACACACGGTTGAAGAGCCTGCGCATGCTCAGCAGGGTGCGAACCGGTTCATGAGCATCCAAACGGTGGCTTCCGAGAAGGCCACGCTCTTGATCGCTCCCTTGTCTCCGGCAACATCCTCCTGCTCCTCTCGTCTTAGCCGCGGACGACGAGGGTCTGCTGTCGTAGCACCGCCTCCAGCCTTCTTCTCCCTCAGCTTCGCAAACTCGAACGTCCAGATGTCGACAAGGCTCGACAtggctctctgtctctctctctcgcttctccAATACTTTGTGGCCGGTGGCGCAAGCAGACTATATATCGCAGCGAGCCACGGACGCACAGGTGAAGATGCAAGGATGAGATCAGGTAGGAGTTGGACGGTATCGGTGATCCAGGAGGTGCACTGCACACAGAATAGGACTGACTCGCTTTAGGACCAAGAAACAACGGGCTGAAgcatgaactatatatatatataaagctgcCCATCCCATTTCTTCTTATCATCTTAATTATATCTTTTATAAGGTCTGTTGATGGACTTTGCGAAGTGGGATAACGTGCATGGGATTTAAGATTTGATTTGGAGGCTCCCATAGCTTCACCCTCTCTGTGGGCAAATGGTAAACTTTTCTGGACGTCACCTCACCCGCCAAGTCACTCTCATGTCAATTAGGCAATTGAAGGtggggctttttttttttttaatgtcatgaTTCAAAATAATTATCCACCCTAAATTACTAAATAGGGTTACCAATTTTATGTCATATGATTCAAACAATTAATTTAATGTTAAATATTAATCTAAATTCATGCAAACCATTATATAATTTTTCATATCATGATATGAAATTCAAACAACTAATTGAATCTAAAGCATGCAtcacaatttattttttttcctttctcttttacgccgaaaatcaaaattttatgagatattattattttttaaacattgataatatatttcatttatttaaaggaaaaaaaaggagaatcGACCTGCAAATAGATTGAAATGAAAAGAGATGTgagaggtgttaggatcgagagcactaagagggggggggtgaattagtgcagcggaaattttacagcgattaaaaccgaaagctacgttcgttcgatagaaactattatgatgcaaaagctgattcacagtttgtatctaagtgcagtttgcgtctaagcgcagattgcgtctaagcgcagtttgcgtctaaacacagtttgcgtctaagcgcagtttgcgtctaaacacagtttgcgtctaaacgcagtttgcgtctaaacgcagtttgcgtctaaacgcagatgacagtttgcagttctaaatgaaatcaagatgtaaacgtaaactgcacagaaccttgttcgtaaaagcgcagaagacagtttgcagttgtaaatgaaatcaaaagacgtaaacgtaaactgcacagaaccttgttcgtaaaaaagcgcagaagacagtttgcagttgtaagtgaaatcaagacgtaaacgtaaactgcacagaactcatttgtaaaagcgcagagagacagtttgcagtttatagatggaatcaagacgtaaacgtaaactgcacagaattcgttcgtaaaagcacagagagcagtttgcagtttgtaaatggaattaagacgtgaacgtaaactgcacagaactcgttcgtaaaagcgcagagagcagtagctatgtaggaggtttgcagtaatgataaagtgctcaaaataaacgcaaaccagagatttagagtggttcgatcagtcttgacctactccacttttggcttcctccaccgatgaggttaccgacgtcaactagaggccttccttcaataggcgaaggccaactaccctcttacagattcactccttttgacgggcttaggagacaacccttacagatgttttctctcctctcttcacaactcaaacttgaagaacagaaggaggaggaaaactagcagttttgagctctaagaaccactgaaaagatcaagatttcgggtaagttcttgctttctcagtgctgaatgggtggggtatttataggccccaacccaattcaaatttggagctcaaaacgatcaaatcccggaattccgggatcaggcggttgcaccgcctggcagagctcgaagactgagcccaggcggtgccacctcttgattgaggcggttgcacctctctgccagagctcgaagaccgagctcaggcagtgccacctctctgtcagggaggttgcaccgcctagtctagctcgaagactgagctcaagcggtgccacctcctggctggggaggttgcaccgcccagtctcgctgggaggcttagcccaggcggtgccacctcctggcctaggcggttgcacctcctggtgcaatcagggtccgaatggttagctccattcggcccaatttcaatctttcaggggcccaattgcctcaagattaagccaatgggatcacctcccattttccaacttaatcaacgtgctaactacgattaaatctaagacaatttctgcagctttgcttcggtgcgtcaatcgcttcttccggcaagtttccggcgaacttccgtcgatcatccgataaatcctcggtgatgctcctgcggacttccggcaaactcctggactttgcgacgatccacttggcgagttctgacgagcttcgcttggcaagcttctggacttctcggatctgttctcgcagaacctccgacgaccgttcgaacttccgtcgaactctcgaactcccaacgtgatcatgaacttgactccggcgcaactcctgctgcttgtctaactttcatcgtagttaatcctgcacatgtaaacaaaacttcgatcgagacaattaatcctaagcaattaaccaagttgtccggcatgtcattggtccctcgacgcttcgtccgattcttcggcgcatcgtcctttcctgcggcctattgcccaatcggctagttggctccgcaactccgatatccttggcacaatacccgctcttcttggcccgatgcccgagtccacggcccgaagccttctgtcgatacgtcgatcgatccaccggcccgacgtccaatcttctgacatgttcctccggcacaacatgattttcctgctttaattgtctcatcctgatcgaggcaccctgcgtcactcaaaacgcagattaaatcataaacatatatcaagtagtttcatcatcaaaatacgagattcaacaagatgatTTCTAATAatgtaagtttttatttttttgattaatGAAGTTGTGCTTTAGATGTCAAATGTAGAAAATATGTATTAACAgttgaaataaaatttttaataaatgtaTACTGATTAAGTAAGAggtacataataataataataataataataataataataataataattttagtgaAAACCATAAAATTAGAGGTGATTACATCTAACCTTATCATCAGCCTAACCCAAGTCATTGTATTGACGACTTCTATCATTGTATCTAATTAGGGATATATGACTTGTTTAAGTTGTGAGATTAAATCAATACATCTCGGACTAGATATGACTCATGAATTTTGTTATTATACCAATCATCAATCAAAGTCTTGACTTACTTCTTCCGAGATAAAAAGTCTAATTTGATGTGTTACCGTAAGAACAAAGAGATAATATTAGGATCGCCTTCCAATGCGGAGAGATGCCACGGTACCCAAAACAAAAAGGGGGTAGAAAAATATACCACCATCACAATGCTGCAGTAATTGCAGCAGCAATTACTTGTATGAGTGCTGAGGAGAGAGAGATCACCTCCTTCTTTGTCGTGCAATGAATGTGCCAATCCGTTGCGGTTGGATGAGGGAGAGACGCACGACGCTCCATCGCTATGCGGATGCATGAACTGCGAGCGGAATCACCTCCCAGACCACGAGAACTTTGTGCTTCCCCAGGAATGCTTGCTTTATCATCAGATCGACGCAAGAGCATTACGTGAACGCAGAGCCAGCCATGGGCGACGGCAAGCTCCTCAACAGCTTCTTGGCCTTGTCTCTCTTCTTCGCGCTCTGCCCACCTTCCACCGTCTCCCGGGACG of Musa acuminata AAA Group cultivar baxijiao chromosome BXJ2-3, Cavendish_Baxijiao_AAA, whole genome shotgun sequence contains these proteins:
- the LOC135607562 gene encoding uncharacterized protein LOC135607562 → MGLLQQPHPMKATCRDQSKYCRFHRDYGHDTEDCHDLRNQIEALIRRGHLGHYLKSREVTPRPKGPPERQINVISGGPTADGSSTAARKAYARSTLEKHTRPEHEPKITFGVGEVERSHHIDALVISIQITNAQVKRVMVDTGSSADVLYFDAFNRLDLTQGDLTPVASTLIGFTGDSISLLGTTMLPITIGEEPRVKMVMTTFMVVDLPSAYNVILGRPTLNKIQAVVSTYHRTIKFPTLAGVGEARSDPRESK